From Nicotiana tabacum cultivar K326 chromosome 20, ASM71507v2, whole genome shotgun sequence, one genomic window encodes:
- the LOC107759491 gene encoding AT-hook motif nuclear-localized protein 17 encodes MKLGEFVEETKNHSPNYITSSMFAKLHHAQNFHHQLPPQPISTVAAPPSSSANDGATIEVVRRPRGRPPGSKNKPKHATFIIKTRDDHVEKPSMSPYILEIPTEVDIIDSIFRFCKKQNMGLCVLNGSGTVTNVTLKQPSNSTAASTVTFQGAFNILSISATIVLENSSLPNGFTISLAGPQGQVVGGAVIGPLLSAGTVYLIAATFNNPCYHKFPVEDEDGGQSPPVAVSGGGDSGHPPDQSFCTSNQLPSDMIWAPTARQPPPPY; translated from the coding sequence atgaaATTAGGGGAATTTGTAGAAGAAACCAAAAACCATTCTCCTAATTATATTACTAGCAGTATGTTTGCTAAGCTTCATCATGCCCAAAATTTCCACCACCAACTGCCACCTCAGCCAATATCCACCGTAGCAGCACCACCTTCCTCCTCCGCCAACGACGGTGCCACGATCGAAGTTGTCCGCCGTCCACGTGGCCGTCCTCCTGGTTCCAAGAATAAACCTAAACATGCAACTTTCATCATAAAAACACGTGACGATCATGTGGAAAAACCTTCCATGAGTCCTTATATTCTTGAAATTCCAACTGAGGTTGATATAATCGATTCTATTTTTCGTTTCTGCAAAAAACAAAACATGGGTCTTTGTGTTCTTAATGGTTCAGGGACAGTCACAAATGTTACTCTTAAGCAGCCTTCAAATagtactgctgcttctactgttACGTTCCAAGGCGCTTTTAATATTCTATCCATTTCAGCTACAATTGTTTTAGAGAATTCCAGCTTACCTAATGGGTTCACTATTTCGTTAGCAGGACCACAAGGTCAAGTGGTGGGTGGGGCTGTTATTGGGCCACTTTTGTCGGCAGGGACTGTATATTTGATTGCTGCTACGTTTAATAATCCTTGTTACCATAAGTTCCCGGTGGAGGATGAGGACGGCGGTCAGTCGCCACCGGTGGCGGTGTCTGGCGGAGGAGATAGTGGACATCCACCGGATCAGTCTTTTTGCACTTCTAATCAATTGCCATCAGATATGATATGGGCACCTACTGCTAGACAACCACCACCACCTTACTGA